The Gouania willdenowi chromosome 7, fGouWil2.1, whole genome shotgun sequence genome includes a window with the following:
- the ren gene encoding renin isoform X1 yields MAMLLNYLMAFAALSLTITTSYSLKRIALKRMPSIRETLQDMGVSVEQVLTELAQKGSTDTNNGTVPTPLTNYLDSQYFGEISIGSPAQMFNVVFDTGSANLWVPSQSCSPFSTACFTHNRYDASKSHTYLENGTGFSIQYASGNIRGFLSEDVVVVGGIPVVQVFAEATSLSAMPFIFAKFDGVLGMGYPNVAIDGIMPVFDRIMSQQVLKEEVFSVYYSRDPKHLPGGELVLGGTDPNYYTGGFNYLDTREMGKWEVMMKGVSVGMEMMFCAEGCTAVIDTGSSFITGPASSVSMLMKTIGAQQDESGYKVDCETVKSLPSVTFLLGGQEYSLTQEDYILWHSQIEGDVCIVTFRGLDVPPPTGPIWILGANFIARYYTEFDRQNNRIGFATAV; encoded by the exons ATGGCAATGTTGCTGAATTACTTGATGGCTTTTGCTGCTCTGTCTTTGACTATAACCACGAGTTATTCTCTGAAAAG aatAGCTCTGAAGAGGATGCCCTCCATCAGAGAGACGTTGCAGGACATGGGAGTTTCTGTGGAGCAGGTGTTGACGGAGCTGGCCCAGAAAGGCTCCACTGATACCAACAATGGCACCGTTCCCACACCGCTGACAAACTACCTAGAC TCTCAGTATTTTGGGGAAATCAGCATCGGCTCTCCGGCTCAGATGTTCAACGTGGTGTTTGACACCGGCTCTGCCAACCTGTGGGTGCCCTCCCAGAGCTGCTCGCCCTTCTCCACAGCCTGTT TTACTCACAACAGGTATGATGCATCTAAATCTCATACCTATCTGGAAAACGGGACTGGGTTTTCCATCCAATACGCATCGGGAAACATCCGGGGATTCCTGAGCGAGGACGTGGTTGTG GTGGGGGGCATCCCTGTGGTTCAGGTCTTTGCTGAGGCCACATCACTGTCAGCCATGCCCTTCATTTTTGCTAAGTTTGACGGCGTTCTAGGGATGGGTTACCCCAACGTGGCCATCGATGGCATAATGCCCGTGTTCGATCGCATCATGTCTCAGCAAGTCCTCAAAGAGGAGGTGTTCTCCGTCTACTACAGCAG GGACCCCAAACACCTTCCAGGTGGAGAGCTGGTTCTCGGTGGAACCGACCCAAACTACTACACTGGAGGATTCAATTACCTGGACACCAGAGAAATGGGTAAATGGGAGGTGATGATGAAAGG AGTTTCTGTGGGGATGGAGATGATGTTTTGTGCTGAGGGCTGCACAGCAGTGATTGACACAGGCTCCTCCTTCATCACAGGCCCCGCCTCCTCCGTGTCCATGCTGATGAAAACCATTGGGGCACAGCAAGATGAGAGCGGA TACAAAGTGGACTGTGAGACTGTGAAGAGTTTGCCAAGTGTCACGTTTCTCCTGGGCGGTCAGGAGTACTCACTTACCCAGGAGGATTATATTTTATGG CATTCCCAGATCGAAGGAGACGTCTGCATTGTCACCTTCAGGGGCCTGGATGTGCCTCCCCCCACAGGACCCATCTGGATTCTGGGTGCCAACTTCATCGCTCGCTACTACACAGAGTTTGATCGCCAAAATAATAGAATAGGATTTGCTACAGCCGTCTGA
- the ren gene encoding renin isoform X2, with product MAMLLNYLMAFAALSLTITTSYSLKRIALKRMPSIRETLQDMGVSVEQVLTELAQKGSTDTNNGTVPTPLTNYLDSQYFGEISIGSPAQMFNVVFDTGSANLWVPSQSCSPFSTACFTHNRYDASKSHTYLENGTGFSIQYASGNIRGFLSEDVVVVFAEATSLSAMPFIFAKFDGVLGMGYPNVAIDGIMPVFDRIMSQQVLKEEVFSVYYSRDPKHLPGGELVLGGTDPNYYTGGFNYLDTREMGKWEVMMKGVSVGMEMMFCAEGCTAVIDTGSSFITGPASSVSMLMKTIGAQQDESGYKVDCETVKSLPSVTFLLGGQEYSLTQEDYILWHSQIEGDVCIVTFRGLDVPPPTGPIWILGANFIARYYTEFDRQNNRIGFATAV from the exons ATGGCAATGTTGCTGAATTACTTGATGGCTTTTGCTGCTCTGTCTTTGACTATAACCACGAGTTATTCTCTGAAAAG aatAGCTCTGAAGAGGATGCCCTCCATCAGAGAGACGTTGCAGGACATGGGAGTTTCTGTGGAGCAGGTGTTGACGGAGCTGGCCCAGAAAGGCTCCACTGATACCAACAATGGCACCGTTCCCACACCGCTGACAAACTACCTAGAC TCTCAGTATTTTGGGGAAATCAGCATCGGCTCTCCGGCTCAGATGTTCAACGTGGTGTTTGACACCGGCTCTGCCAACCTGTGGGTGCCCTCCCAGAGCTGCTCGCCCTTCTCCACAGCCTGTT TTACTCACAACAGGTATGATGCATCTAAATCTCATACCTATCTGGAAAACGGGACTGGGTTTTCCATCCAATACGCATCGGGAAACATCCGGGGATTCCTGAGCGAGGACGTGGTTGTG GTCTTTGCTGAGGCCACATCACTGTCAGCCATGCCCTTCATTTTTGCTAAGTTTGACGGCGTTCTAGGGATGGGTTACCCCAACGTGGCCATCGATGGCATAATGCCCGTGTTCGATCGCATCATGTCTCAGCAAGTCCTCAAAGAGGAGGTGTTCTCCGTCTACTACAGCAG GGACCCCAAACACCTTCCAGGTGGAGAGCTGGTTCTCGGTGGAACCGACCCAAACTACTACACTGGAGGATTCAATTACCTGGACACCAGAGAAATGGGTAAATGGGAGGTGATGATGAAAGG AGTTTCTGTGGGGATGGAGATGATGTTTTGTGCTGAGGGCTGCACAGCAGTGATTGACACAGGCTCCTCCTTCATCACAGGCCCCGCCTCCTCCGTGTCCATGCTGATGAAAACCATTGGGGCACAGCAAGATGAGAGCGGA TACAAAGTGGACTGTGAGACTGTGAAGAGTTTGCCAAGTGTCACGTTTCTCCTGGGCGGTCAGGAGTACTCACTTACCCAGGAGGATTATATTTTATGG CATTCCCAGATCGAAGGAGACGTCTGCATTGTCACCTTCAGGGGCCTGGATGTGCCTCCCCCCACAGGACCCATCTGGATTCTGGGTGCCAACTTCATCGCTCGCTACTACACAGAGTTTGATCGCCAAAATAATAGAATAGGATTTGCTACAGCCGTCTGA